One genomic window of Parcubacteria group bacterium includes the following:
- a CDS encoding ABC transporter permease, translating to MKLHRINAIILHHLYFWKKSVPRWLDILYWPVVTLAVWGFITVYLQKGAFESGGASIVAVFLGGITLWMLFQRAQQDIAISYLQDIWSRSIVNLYVSPMTNAEFIIASILVGIIKVAITLAVMGALSAVLYGFNIFTLGFSLIPFTGLLLIFAWALGLFITGVVFRFGTDAQVLAFGASFVLQPIVAVFYPLSILPEWIQPIALAFPLTHIFEGMREVLATGVLPLDALWRAAGLDAAYLLFGAWFFGRMFSNVKTKGLLAKLE from the coding sequence ATGAAACTGCACCGCATCAACGCAATCATCCTGCACCACCTCTACTTTTGGAAAAAGTCAGTTCCGAGGTGGCTTGATATTCTGTACTGGCCCGTGGTAACGCTCGCGGTGTGGGGGTTCATCACCGTGTACCTGCAAAAAGGGGCATTTGAGTCCGGGGGAGCTTCCATAGTTGCCGTATTCCTCGGGGGCATTACGCTGTGGATGCTGTTCCAGCGCGCCCAGCAGGACATTGCTATCTCCTACCTGCAGGACATCTGGAGCCGCTCCATCGTAAATTTGTACGTGTCTCCCATGACCAACGCGGAGTTCATCATCGCGTCAATTCTGGTGGGCATCATCAAGGTAGCTATCACGCTCGCGGTGATGGGCGCATTAAGCGCCGTTTTATACGGCTTCAACATCTTTACGCTCGGATTTTCGCTGATCCCGTTTACCGGCCTGCTCTTGATTTTCGCCTGGGCCTTGGGCTTGTTCATTACGGGCGTGGTGTTCAGGTTCGGCACGGACGCCCAGGTTCTGGCGTTCGGCGCGAGCTTCGTGCTCCAGCCCATTGTGGCGGTATTTTATCCGCTCTCAATCCTGCCCGAGTGGATTCAACCCATAGCGCTCGCGTTCCCGCTCACGCATATTTTTGAGGGCATGCGCGAAGTGCTTGCAACCGGCGTTCTCCCCCTGGATGCGCTCTGGCGGGCAGCAGGCCTTGATGCTGCCTATCTCCTGTTCGGCGCGTGGTTTTTCGGGCGTATGTTCAGCAACGTAAAAACAAAAGGCCTGCTGGCTAAATTAGAGTAG
- a CDS encoding ABC transporter ATP-binding protein, which yields MNILEVSGLKKSYGAFDALKGISFSIGKGEILGFLGPNGAGKTTTIQILLQIITPNAGEVKLFGMDAFANREAVLQRMNFTSAYVYLFGSLTVWENLKVFAMLYGVKGTERITKLLKEFEAYGLKDKKAVTLSSGQLTRVMVAKALLNDPELLLLDEPTSSLDPDIAEKIREILKEIHRTRNISMLYTSHNMAEIEAMCSRVIFLSHGEIVANDTPKKLTSLIPNHDLAVTFERVPEGLSAFLEERKIKGKVSDHTLHITAENEEIPGILGKIYQAGYRIMDISITEPDLEDVFLKIAREGAVKK from the coding sequence ATGAATATTTTAGAGGTGAGCGGCCTCAAAAAATCATACGGCGCATTTGATGCCCTCAAGGGCATTTCTTTTTCTATAGGAAAGGGTGAAATACTCGGGTTTTTAGGGCCGAACGGAGCAGGCAAGACCACCACCATCCAGATTCTCTTGCAGATCATCACCCCGAATGCGGGCGAGGTAAAGCTCTTTGGCATGGATGCGTTCGCAAACCGCGAAGCTGTTCTCCAGCGCATGAACTTTACATCCGCGTACGTGTATTTGTTCGGATCTTTGACTGTGTGGGAAAATCTCAAGGTGTTTGCCATGCTCTACGGGGTAAAAGGGACAGAGCGCATCACCAAGCTACTCAAAGAGTTTGAGGCGTACGGCCTTAAGGATAAAAAGGCGGTGACCTTGTCATCCGGCCAGCTCACGCGCGTGATGGTGGCAAAAGCCCTGCTCAACGACCCCGAGCTCCTGCTCTTGGATGAGCCAACCTCCAGCCTGGACCCGGACATTGCGGAAAAGATCCGGGAAATCCTCAAAGAGATCCACCGGACCCGCAACATTTCCATGCTTTACACGTCGCACAACATGGCCGAGATTGAAGCCATGTGCAGCCGCGTCATCTTCCTCTCGCACGGGGAAATCGTGGCGAACGACACCCCCAAAAAACTCACCAGCCTCATCCCGAACCATGACTTAGCCGTGACATTTGAACGCGTTCCCGAGGGCCTATCCGCGTTTTTGGAGGAGCGCAAGATCAAGGGAAAAGTTTCAGACCACACCCTGCACATCACTGCCGAAAACGAGGAAATCCCGGGTATTTTGGGAAAGATATACCAGGCAGGGTACCGCATCATGGACATAAGCATTACTGAGCCGGATTTGGAGGACGTATTCTTAAAAATCGCCCGCGAAGGCGCGGTAAAAAAGTGA